CGGAGGAACCCGCAACTGCTGAGGCCACCGCCGACAGGACAGTTGACTTCGTCTCCCTGAAGGCCTTGGCACACCCATTGCGGATTCAGTTGCTCGAAGTGCTTTCCAGCTACGGCGCCCAGACAGCCAGCAGCATCGCCCAGCGACTGGGCGAGTCAAGCGGTGCCACGAGCTACCACCTGCGCCAGCTCGCCAAGCACGGGTTCGTGCGGGAAGTGGCCGGCAAAGGCACTGCCCGGGAACGCTGGTGGGAAAGGCCGCCCGGATCGCTCACCATTTCGACGCCGGATCTCGCCTCGAACCCGGCCAGCCGGGAAGTAGCGCGGCTGGTCAACCACGAGATGGGAGTTCAACGGGCCAAGGTGCTGGAAGACTTCCTGGACCAGTCCCTGGACGTACTCCCCACGGAATGGACCGAGGCCAGCATGATTGCCACGCTCCACACCCACCTGACGTGCGGGCAGTTGGCAGAGCTCACCAAGGAAACGGAGATGTTCCTGCGTTCGCGGTTGGACAAGTACCGAGGGCAGCAGGGAGAACCGGGCACACGACCGGTGCAGATCCAGTTCAACGCGTTCCCCATCGTGGACCCGCGCCGACCCACCGACGGCAACCAATCGCCGTCGTTATCCACATAAGGCGTAGTACACCGAAATACGACGCAGTGTGTCAGACCCCCGCCCGTAGTCTGTTCATATGGCCCGTTTTGCGCTCGATATTGATGCTGTCCCCCGCCCTGCCCGTTCCCAGTCGCTGCTGGATGCTGTGAACCACCGCGTGGTGATCGCCGACGGCGCCATGGGCACCATGCTGCAGGGCCGGGACCTTTCACTGGAGACCGACTTCCAAAACCTGGAAGGCTGCAACGAAATCCTCAACGACACGCGTCCGGATGTCATCGGAGACATCCACGACGCCTACTTCGCAGTGGGCATCGATGCAGTGGAAACCAACACCTTTGGCGCAAACTGGTCCAACCTGTCGGACTACGGCATTGATGACCGCATCGAGGAACTGGCCAGGAAAGGCGCCCTGATCGCCCGCGAGCGCGCCGAGGCAGCAGAGGCCAAGGACGGCCGCGAGCGCTGGGTCCTTGGTTCCATGGGGCCGGGCACCAAGCTCCCCAGCCTTGGCCACACCACTTACGACTACCTGAAGCAGACCTTCGCGTTGCAGGCGGAAGGCCTGATCGACGGCGGCGCGGATGCATTCCTGATCGAAACCAGCCAGGACCTCCTGCAGACCAAAGCTGCCGTGAATGGTTGCAAGCAGGCGATTGTTTCCCGTGGTGTCCGGCTCCCGATTTTCGTCGAAGTAACGGTCGAGACCACGGGCACCATGCTGATGGGTTCGGAAATCGGCGCTGCCCTGACCGCGCTGGAGCCGCTGGGCGTGGACGCCATCGGCCTCAACTGCGCCACCGGCCCGGACGAGATGAGCGAGCACCTCCGGCACCTGTCCAAGCAGTCCTCGGTGGCTATCGCCTGCATGCCCAACGCCGGCCTGCCGATCCTGGGGGCGAACGGCGCGCATTACCCGCTCTCCCCGGCGGAACTCGCCACAGCGCACGAGCAGTTCGTGCGTGAATTTGGCCTTGGCCTGGTGGGCGGCTGTTGCGGTACGACGCCGGAGCACCTGGCCGCCGTCGTCGAACGTCTTGAACCCTTCCGCACTATCAGCAACGCCCCCGACGCCGGCGCGGCGGCCGGGAACGGCGACGGCCCCGCGCGGGTGCCCAGCGAACGCGAACCGGGCGTCGCATCCCTGTACCACCACGTGCCCTTTGACCAGGAGTCGGCGTACCTGGCCATCGGCGAGCGCACCAACGCCAACGGCTCCAAGGCGTTCCGCCAAGCCATGCTGGAAGAGCGCTGGGATGACTGCGTGGATATCGCCCGCGAGCAAGTACGCGTCGGTGCGCATTTGCTGGACGTATGCGTCGACTACGTTGGCCGGGATGGCGTTTCGGATATCCAGGAAGTGGTGTCCCGCTTCGCTTCGGCGTCCACGCTCCCCTTGGTCATTGACTCCACCGAACCGCCGGTCCTGAAGGCAGGGCTGGAGCTCATCGGCGGACGCCCGGTGGTCAACTCCGTCAACTACGAGGACGGCGACGGTCCCGAAAGCCGCTTTGCCCGCATCATGCCCCTCGTGAAGGAACACGGTACGGCCGTGATCGCGTTGACCATTGACGAGCAGGGCCAGGCACGGACCACCGAGGGCAAGGTGTCCATCGCTTCCCGCCTGGTTGATTCCTTGGTGGCTGAGTGGGGCATGCGGGTTGAAGACATCATTGTGGACGCCCTGACCTTCCCCATCGCCACGGGCCAGGAGGAAACCTGCCGCGACGGCATCGAAACCATCGAGGCCATTCGACAAATCACCACCAAGTACCCGGGCATCCAGACCACGCTCGGCGTCTCCAACGTCTCCTTTGGCCTGAACCCGGCGGCGCGAATGGTGCTCAACTCGGTGTTCCTGCACGAGGCCGTACAGGCCGGCCTCACCAGCGGCATCATTGACGCCGCGAAGATCGTGCCTCTCGCCTCGCTGCCTGAAGAGCAGCGCAAGGTTGCGCTTGATCTCGTGTGGGACCGCCGCGAGTACGACGCCGATGGAAACGTCACGTACGATCCCCTGGCCACCATGCTGGACCTGTTCGCGGGCGTCGACAGCGCAGCACTTAAGGACCAGCGCGCGGCGGAGCTTGCCGCCCTGCCCACCGGCGAACGCCTGCAGCGGCGCATTATCGACGGTGAGGGCAAGGGACTCGAGGAGGACCTGGACCTGGCACGCAGCGAAGGCATGACGGCCCTGGGCATCATCAACGACCAACTGCTTGAGGGCATGAAGGTGGTTGGCGAACGCTTCGGTGCCGGTGAGATGCAGTTGCCGTTCGTGCTTCAGTCCGCCGAGGTCATGAAGAACGCGGTTGCCCTGTTGGAGCCGCACATGGAGAAGTCGGATTCCTCGGGTAAGGGCACCATGGTGATCGCCACGGTCCGCGGCGATGTGCACGATATCGGCAAGAACCTGGTGGACATCATCCTCACCAACAACGGCTACAAAGTGGTGAACATCGGTATCAAGCAAGGCATTGCCGAGATCATTGCCGCCGCTGAGGAGCACGACGCCGACGTGATCGGCATGTCCGGGCTGCTGGTGAAGTCCACCGTGGTGATGAAGGAGAACCTCGCCGAGCTCCAGTCGCGTGGCCTTGCGAAGAAGTGGCCCATCATCCTTGGTGGCGCAGCGTTGACCCGTGCTTATGTTGAGCAGGACCTGGCGGAGCAGTTCGAAGGGACTGTCCGGTACGCCAAGGATGCGTTTGAGGGACTCTCGCTCATGGAGCCGCTGGTGCAGGTGGCCCGCGGCGCCGACCCGGATTCGGTGGGCCTTCCTCCGTTGAAGAAGCGCATCCACAAGGGCGGGGCGAAGTTTACGGTGACTGAACCGGAGGCAATGCCCGGCCGGTCCGACGTCGTCGCGGACAACCCCGTTCCGACGCCGCCGTTCTGGGGCACCCGCATTGTTCGCGGCGTAGCCCTGCACGACTACGCCGCGTTGCTCGATGAGCGCGCCACGTTCATGGGCCAGTGGGGCCTGAAGCCGGGCCGGGGCGAGGACGGCGCCTCCTACGACGAGCTGGTGGAACTTGAGGGGCGTCCCCGCCTCCGGTATTGGCTGGACCGGATCCTCGGCGAAGGAATGCTGGATGCTTCGGTGGCCTATGGCTACTTCCCGGTGGTGGCCGAAGGCGAGCAGGTAGTGGTGCTGCACCACGGAGAGGACTCCGACGGCGTCCTCGGGACCCCGGGCCTCCTTGCCCCCGACGGAGGCTCAGGCGGTGCAGTGGGCTCCGAGCGGTTGCGTTTCGACTTCCCGCGCCAGCGCCGCGACCGGCACCTGTGCCTGGCCGACTTTGTGCGTTCCCGGGAGTCCGGCCAGATCGACGTCCTGCCCGTGCAGTTGGTGACCGCGGGCGCGAAGATCGAGGAGTTCACCTCCAAGATGTTCGCGGCCAACCAATACCGCGACTACTACGAACTCAACGGGCTGGTCATGCAGCTTACCGAGGCGCTGGCTGAGTTCTGGCATGCGCGGATCCGGTCCGAACTGGGCTTTGCCTCCGAGGAGCCCAAGGACAAGGCCGGGTACTTCAAGCTGGATTACCGCGGCGCACGGTTCTCGCTGGGCTACCCCGCCTGCCCGGATATGG
The Paenarthrobacter ureafaciens genome window above contains:
- the metH gene encoding methionine synthase, encoding MARFALDIDAVPRPARSQSLLDAVNHRVVIADGAMGTMLQGRDLSLETDFQNLEGCNEILNDTRPDVIGDIHDAYFAVGIDAVETNTFGANWSNLSDYGIDDRIEELARKGALIARERAEAAEAKDGRERWVLGSMGPGTKLPSLGHTTYDYLKQTFALQAEGLIDGGADAFLIETSQDLLQTKAAVNGCKQAIVSRGVRLPIFVEVTVETTGTMLMGSEIGAALTALEPLGVDAIGLNCATGPDEMSEHLRHLSKQSSVAIACMPNAGLPILGANGAHYPLSPAELATAHEQFVREFGLGLVGGCCGTTPEHLAAVVERLEPFRTISNAPDAGAAAGNGDGPARVPSEREPGVASLYHHVPFDQESAYLAIGERTNANGSKAFRQAMLEERWDDCVDIAREQVRVGAHLLDVCVDYVGRDGVSDIQEVVSRFASASTLPLVIDSTEPPVLKAGLELIGGRPVVNSVNYEDGDGPESRFARIMPLVKEHGTAVIALTIDEQGQARTTEGKVSIASRLVDSLVAEWGMRVEDIIVDALTFPIATGQEETCRDGIETIEAIRQITTKYPGIQTTLGVSNVSFGLNPAARMVLNSVFLHEAVQAGLTSGIIDAAKIVPLASLPEEQRKVALDLVWDRREYDADGNVTYDPLATMLDLFAGVDSAALKDQRAAELAALPTGERLQRRIIDGEGKGLEEDLDLARSEGMTALGIINDQLLEGMKVVGERFGAGEMQLPFVLQSAEVMKNAVALLEPHMEKSDSSGKGTMVIATVRGDVHDIGKNLVDIILTNNGYKVVNIGIKQGIAEIIAAAEEHDADVIGMSGLLVKSTVVMKENLAELQSRGLAKKWPIILGGAALTRAYVEQDLAEQFEGTVRYAKDAFEGLSLMEPLVQVARGADPDSVGLPPLKKRIHKGGAKFTVTEPEAMPGRSDVVADNPVPTPPFWGTRIVRGVALHDYAALLDERATFMGQWGLKPGRGEDGASYDELVELEGRPRLRYWLDRILGEGMLDASVAYGYFPVVAEGEQVVVLHHGEDSDGVLGTPGLLAPDGGSGGAVGSERLRFDFPRQRRDRHLCLADFVRSRESGQIDVLPVQLVTAGAKIEEFTSKMFAANQYRDYYELNGLVMQLTEALAEFWHARIRSELGFASEEPKDKAGYFKLDYRGARFSLGYPACPDMEDRRKVTELLKPERMGVVLSDELMLHPEQSTDAFVFHHPEAKYFKV
- a CDS encoding ArsR/SmtB family transcription factor; the encoded protein is MSEDHQTPSPEEPATAEATADRTVDFVSLKALAHPLRIQLLEVLSSYGAQTASSIAQRLGESSGATSYHLRQLAKHGFVREVAGKGTARERWWERPPGSLTISTPDLASNPASREVARLVNHEMGVQRAKVLEDFLDQSLDVLPTEWTEASMIATLHTHLTCGQLAELTKETEMFLRSRLDKYRGQQGEPGTRPVQIQFNAFPIVDPRRPTDGNQSPSLST